A window of the Brassica napus cultivar Da-Ae chromosome A2, Da-Ae, whole genome shotgun sequence genome harbors these coding sequences:
- the LOC106378141 gene encoding LOW QUALITY PROTEIN: receptor-like protein 14 (The sequence of the model RefSeq protein was modified relative to this genomic sequence to represent the inferred CDS: substituted 1 base at 1 genomic stop codon) gives MEGKVSLNQYLIWVMLLLLGQLHGYKSCIEKXRKALLELKEYLISTSQDGDRDFVLPTWSNDTKSNCCLWEGVKCTRTSLRVTEIAFGYLFLKEHSLFNLSLLHPFDEVRSLDLSRCAFSALFDDMEGYKSLSRLRNLEILDLSSNEFNNSIFPFLNAATSLTTLFLRNNYMNGPFPVKELKNLTNLELLDLSVNDYNGSMPEFTHLKKLKALDLSGNGFSSSMELQELKNMTTLEVLGLAWNYFSGPKPIEVLCEMKNLQELYLSGNEFVGQLPLCLGSLNKLRILDLSYNYLSGNLSSSFSTLESLEYLSLSDNNFEGLLSLDAIANLTNLKVFKLSSPADIIQVDTESTWIPKFQLTIAALPFCGLEKIPNFLMYQKKLRVLDLSSNRISGNIPTWLLANNPELEVLQLQNNSFTIFEIPTTILPKLQFLDFSANDIGGVLPDYFGHVLPSLLHVNGTHNEILGNLPSSMGEMKNISFLDLSHNNFSGELPRSLFTGCVSLQILQLSHNQLGGHILPGQTNLTSLIVLRMDNNLFTGEIGTGLLTLVNLSVLDASNNRLTGTLPPSLLAVYHLQFLDLSGNLLSGELPSSHVNSMYGISMFLHNNSLTGSIPVKLLENAKILDLRNNKLSGSIPQFVNTGEMRIFLLKGNNLTGSIPWKLCDMRNITLLDLSDNKLNGTIPSCLYNLSFGSREEEEMTSSSFGAFDFGFVESLEFEFYKYTFLVEEFSALEEHLIICMAWICLATN, from the exons ATGGAAGGGAAGGTGTCCTTGAATCAATACTTGATATGGGTGATGTTACTACTGTTGGGGCAGCTACATGGATACAAAAGCTGTATTGAGAAATAACGGAAGGCGTTGCTAGAGCTCAAGGAATACCTGATCTCGACTTCTCAAGATGGAGATCGCGACTTTGTTCTCCCTACTTGGAGTAATGACACAAAGAGCAATTGCTGCCTGTGGGAGGGCGTTAAGTGCACTCGTACAAGCCTACGGGTGACTGAGATCGCCTTTGGTTATTTGTTCCTGAAAGAGCATTCtctctttaatctttctttgTTGCATCCCTTTGACGAGGTTCGAAGTCTGGACTTATCCCGGTGCGCTTTTAGTGCCTTGTTTGATGATATGGAAG GTTATAAAAGCTTAAGTAGATTAAGGAACCTGGAGATCTTGGATCTCTCTTCAAATGAGTTTAACAACAGCATCTTTCCCTTTCTTAATGCTGCGACATCACTTACAACTCTGTTTCTTCGGAACAACTACATGAATGGCCCTTTTCCTGTTAAAG AACTGAAAAACTTGACAAACTTGGAATTGCTGGATCTGAGTGTAAACGACTACAACGGTTCCATGCCAG AGTTTACTCACCTGAAAAAGCTGAAAGCTCTGGATCTAAGTGGCAATGGTTTTTCTAGCTCAATGGAATTGCAAG AACTAAAGAATATGACTACTTTGGAAGTCCTGGGTCTAGCTTGGAATTACTTCAGCGGACCAAAGCCAATAGAAG TTTTATGTGAAATGAAGAATCTGCAGGAGCTATATCTCAGTGGAAATGAATTTGTTGGTCAGCTTCCTCTGTGTTTGGGAAGCTTGAACAAGCTACGTATTCTTGACCTCTCATACAACTATTTAAGTGGGAACCTATCATCTAGTTTCAGTACCCTGGAGTCTCTTGAATATCTATCGTTGTCAGATAATAACTTCGAAGGCTTGTTGTCACTCGATGCAATAGCCAACCTCACGAATCTCAAGGTGTTCAAACTATCATCACCAGCTGATATAATACAAGTAGATACAGAAAGTACATGGATTCCTAAATTTCAATTGACTATAGCTGCACTACCGTTTTGCGGCTTGGAGAAGATCCCAAACTTTCTAATGTACCAGAAGAAGTTGCGTGTACTTGATCTATCCAGCAACAGAATATCCGGAAACATTCCTACCTGGCTGTTGGCTAATAATCCAGAACTTGAAGTCCTACAGCTGCAGAATAACTCATTCACTATCTTCGAGATTCCTACTACAATACTGCCTAAGTTGCAGTTCTTGGATTTTTCAGCAAATGATATCGGTGGAGTGCTCCCTGATTATTTTGGCCATGTGCTTCCGAGTCTGCTACATGTGAATGGCACTCATAATGAGATTCTAGGGAACTTGCCATCATCTATGGGTGAGATGAAGAACATTTCATTCCTGGATCTGTCTCACAATAACTTCTCTGGGGAACTACCTAGAAGCTTATTCACAGGTTGTGTTTCATTACAAATCCTGCAGCTCTCTCACAACCAACTTGGTGGACATATTCTTCCAGGACAGACTAACCTAACATCACTCATTGTGTTGCGGATGGATAACAACTTATTTACAGGGGAGATTGGGACAGGTTTGCTTACCTTGGTTAATTTGTCAGTACTTGACGCGTCCAACAATCGCCTTACAG GTACGTTGCCACCTTCCCTGCTGGCCGTTTATCATCTTCAATTTCTGGACCTCTCTGGAAACCTATTATCTGGTGAACTACCGTCGTCACATGTGAATTCTATGTATGGGATAAGTATGTTCCTACACAACAACAGCTTAACGGGGTCAATCCCGGTCAAGCTGTTGGAAAATGCTAAGATACTTGATCTGCGGAACAATAAACTCTCTGGAAGTATCCCACAGTTTGTCAATACCGGGGAAATGAGAATTTTTCTGTTGAAGGGGAACAATTTAACAGGATCTATACCATGGAAGCTATGTGATATGAGAAATATCACTCTCCTTGATCTTTCAGACAACAAGCTCAATGGAACCATACCTTCATGCCTTTATAATTTATCATTTGGATCAAGGGAAGAAGAGGAGATGACAAGTAGCTCCTTTGGGGCATTTGACTTTGGCTTTGTTGAAAGCCTTGAATTCGAATTTTACAAATATACATTCTTGGTAGAAGAGTTCAGTGC ACTGGAGGAACACTTGATTATATGTATGGCTTGGATCTGTCTAGCAACGAATTAA